The nucleotide sequence AAAATTGTTTGATAATGTATTATCTTCGAATTTTTGTTCATCATTTTGATTGTCCTGATCGTTGATATTTTCAGGCCCTTCTGCGTCGTCTCTGTAAGGATACATAAAATACCTCCGTAATAACAAATTACAATATTATATTATGACAGAAAATAAAATATGTTACAAAATAATAAAGATGCATATATTTAGATTGTGAAGAATATTTAGTACTAGTAGTATAAAATTATCGCAAAAAAATATATATATAATTCTGAATAATTGCTATAATTAAATAAAATGCTATATAAATACAATTAAGTTCGGGAGGTATAGCTAAATGATTATAAAAAGTAATGAGGTTAAACTTAAAAATATAGATGATGGAATTTCAAAAAAGGTTATTTCTCATGGGGGAAGTTTAATGGGAGTAGAATTTCATTTCTTGAGGGGGGCAGTTAAAGGGATACATTTTCATAAAAATGAACAATTAAGTTATATATTAAAAGGAAGTTTTGAGGTTCAACTTGAAGGCAAAAAGGAAATACTTAGAGTTGGTGATAGTTGTTATGTCAAGTCTAATGCTAGTCATGGTATTTTAGCACTTGAGGATTCGATTGTTTTAAATGTATTTACACCACAAGTAAATGCAATTTATTGATATAAATTAAAAATATCCAGTAAAATTTATTTTGCTGGATATTTTTATATATTCACTAAAAAATAATTTATACAAAATTCAAATATTTAGAATAAACCTTCAATATATATGCATAATCAACATTATAATACATAAAATATACCGCGTTTTAGGATAAAATATAATATACTTGCAGGATAGAGAAATATATGGTATTATTAATTTATTAATTCTGAATATTTGTAACAATATTCTTAGAAGTTTTTAATGCATTAAATAACAGTAATTAATTTTAATTTATCAAAAAATTCAAGGAATTATCAAAAATAATTTTTAAGGGGGATTAAAATGGGAGAGAGAAATGCATTAAATGAAAATCTTGAACGTGGCCTTGAAGAAAGACACATTCAATTGATTGCACTTGGTGGAGCAATTGGAGTTGGACTATTTTTAGGTTCTGCAACTGCTATTCAAACTGCCGGACCAGCAATTCTTCTAGTATATGCGATAGCTGGACTTATGATTTTTTTCGTTATGAGAGCACTTGGAGAATTGGCAATTGCATATCCTGTTTCAGGATCATTCAGTGCATATGCCAGTGAATTTATTAATCCACTTATGGGATATTTAACCGGGTGGACTTATTGGTTTATGTGGATTGTAACATGTATGGCTGAGGTTACTGCAGTAGGAGTTTATGTAAGATTTTGGATACCGTCTATGCCTCAATGGATACCTGCTCTTGCAGCAGTTATAATAATGACAGCGGTAAATTTGATTGCAGTAAAAGCCTATGGAGAATTTGAATTTTGGTTTGCATTAATTAAGGTTGTTACGATTATTGCCATGATAATATTAGGATTATTAATGATAATATTTGGACTTGGAAATGGTGGTAAACCAATAGGAATTTCTAATTTGTGGACAAATGGTGGATTTTTCCCTAAAGGAATAAGTGGCCCTGTTATGTCGGTTGTTATGGTTGCATTTGCATATCTTGGTATAGAACTTATCGGAGTTACAGCAGGTGAGGCAAAGAATCCTGAAAAAACAATATCTTCAGCTATTAATAAGGTTCTATGGAGAATACTTATATTCTATATAGGTGCACTTACAGTAATAATGGCAATTTATCCATGGAATCAGTTAGGAACAATAGGAAGTCCTTTTGTTTTAACTTTTAGCAAACTTGGAATTGGCGCAGCTGCAGGAATAATAAATTTCGTTGTATTAACAGCAGCATTGTCCTCATGCAATAGTGGTATTTTTAGTACAGGTCGTATGCTGTATAATCTTTCTTTACAAGGTGTTGCACCAAAAAGATTTGGACAATTAAGTAAATCACATGTTCCAATGTTTGGAATAATAATCTCGGCATGTTTCTTACTAGTTGGTGTATTACTTAATTATGTTGTTCCTGAAAAAGTATTTACTTATGTAACAAGTGTTGCAACATTTGGAGCAATTTGGGTATGGGGAACAATATTAGTATGTCAGATGAAATTTAGAAAGAGGCTTTCTCCTGATCAGGTAAAAGAATTGAAATTCCCTACAATTGCATTTCCATATGCAAATTGGATAAGCTTATTCTTCCTGGCATTTGTAATTATTGTAATGATGTTTAACCATGATACGCTTATGTCCCTTGCTGTTGCACCAGTATGGTTTGGAATTTTACTTATAGCATACTATGCATTTGGTTTTAACAGGAAATTTACTAAAAAATAAGAATTAATTGAAGCTAATTTATAAAATAAGGTTCTATATTTTTAGAACCTTATTTTTATAACTAATTAAAACTAATTTGTAAAAGTTTATCCTAAATAGTGACAAAAGTTGGTTTAGATATTATAATAATATAATAATAAATTTTAAAATTAAATTAGTTTAAGTTTGATTTTGTATTCATGCGTATAAAGGGTTTGATTTTAATAATTGTAATATATGGGAAGTGATTATATTGAAAAAGCAGGCTCAAAAATCTAAAAAGAGTGATTTGGAAAAAAATAAAGAAAAAGTGAATCAAAAAGATAGAGAGTCTCACAAATTTTTATTTGAAATGATAGGAAGGATTTTTAGAGAGTAACTATGCAAAAACAGCAGGTTTTAAAAACTTGCTGTTTTTTTAAGTTCTGATTAAAAAGATAATTTGGTTAATACTAGGAAATATTAGATGAAAATATAGAATTTTATGCACTAAAGCTAATTATAAGTTTTATAGATAATATTAAGATGATATAATAAAGAGGTTCGAAAGTTTAATATATTGATATAGGAGGTTTAAATATGTCAAAACAAAGATTACTAGTACTTGACGGTAATAGTATTATGAACAGAACATTTTATGCACTTCCACCACTAACTAATTCTGAAGGAATACATACTAATGCCGTATATGGATTTATTACGATGCTGCTTAAAATGAAAGAAGAGATAAAGCCTGATTATATAGTATGTGCTTTTGATAAAAAAGCACCAACATTCAGACATAATGAATATAAAGATTATAAGGCTGGTAGAAAAAAGATGCCTCCTGAATTAGCAGAGCAATTTCCTATAATTAAAGATATATTCAATTTGCTTTCTATAAATATATTTGAAATAGATGGTTTTGAAGCAGATGATATAATAGGAACTATTTCTACATTTGCAGATAATAATGGTATAGAGGTATACATAGTTACAGGTGATAGAGATGCGCTTCAACTTGCAAGGAATGATGTCAAAGTTGTGATAACTAAAAAAGGAGTTAGCGAAAAAGAAATATACGATAAAAACAGAATGATAGATGAATTTGGAGTGACACCTACTCAATATATAGATGTTAAAGGGCTAATGGGTGATAAGTCGGATAATATACCTGGAGTTCCAGGAATAGGTGAAAAGACAGCATTTAAATTGATAAAAGAATATAAAAGTATAGAAAATGTACTTACTAATATTGATAACATAAAGGGAAACAAGTTAAAAGAGAACCTAAGACAGTATAGTGAACAGGCAATATTCAGTAAAAAACTTGCTACCATTGTAACAGATGTTCCTATAGAGATTAATCTTTCTGATATAAAATCAGATGATAGATATGATGAAGGTGCTCTTAAAAAACTATTTATAAAACTTCAATTTAGATCTTTACTTGAAAAGATAATACCAACTGAAAAGATAACAGAGAGTGAATTAAAGTTTAAATTAGTAAGCGATTTACAAAAATTGGAGAGTTCTGCACAAAAAATATTGGATGCAGCTAAAAAAGATGAGAATTTATACATTACATTTAAAATTATGGATGAAAATATATATTCTAAAAGCTGTATAGATAAAATATTTATAAATATAGGTGACTTAAGCTATATTATGAATGTTAAGGATATTTATGATGCCTCCGCTAACTCAACAGTTATGATATTGAGAACTATCTTTGAGGACGTTAATATTAAGAAGATTAGTTATGATGTCAAACTTCCTATTATAGTTTTGAAAAAGATGGGTATAGATTTTAATGGTATAGACTTTGATACTAAAATAGCTGCTTATTTAGTGGATTCCTCAAGGGGAAAATATGATTTTGAAACTGTGATAGAAGATTATTTGGCTATCTCTGTAGATGGAGAAGATGATAAGGCTGATTTAAAAAGAACAATTCTGCTTAAAGAGCTTTATAGAGTACTTAAAGATAATATAGATCAAAAGAATATGCATGAACTGCTGTATGATATGGAACAGCCTCTTATAAATGTACTTGCATCGATGGAGGCTCAGGGATTTATGGTTGATAGAGATAAGCTTGTAGAACTTGAAGATAAGTTTAAAATTGAAATTGATGAGTCTAAAAAAGAGATTTATTCTATGGCAGATGAGGAGTTTAATATAAATTCTCCAAAGCAATTAGGAAAAATCTTATTTGAAAAACTCGATTTGCCGGTTATAAAGAAAACTAAAACTGGATATTCAACAAATGCAGATGTATTGGAAAAACTTTATGATAAGCATCCTATAATAGAAAAAATAATATATTATAGACAACTTACAAAACTATATTCTACATATATAGAGGGACTTAAGGCTGTAATTGATACAGATAATAAGATTCATTCAAGTTTTAATCAAACGGTAACAACAACAGGCAGGCTCTCGAGTACAGAACCAAATTTGCAGAATATACCGGTAAAATATGAGATGGGTAAGGAGATAAGAAAAATATTTATCCCTGAAGATGACTCGGTTATATTGTCAGCTGACTATTCACAAATAGAACTGAGGGTTCTTGCACATATAGCGAATGATAATAATCTAATAGATGCATTTTTACATCATAGTGATATTCACACAAAAACAGCATCTGAAGTGTTTAATGTTCCTATAGATGAAGTAACGCATACTCAGAGAAGTAATGCTAAAGCCGTAAATTTTGGTATAGTTTATGGTATAGGAGATTTCAGTCTTGCCAAAGATCTGAAAATAAGTAGAAAAGAGGCCAGGGATTATATTGATAAATATTTTGAGAGATACCCTGGTGTAAAAGAATATCTAGACAATATTATAGAAAAGGCTCAAAAACAGTCATATGTAACTACAATTTTAAATAGGAGAAGAAGCATACAAGAAATTAATTCATCAAATAAAATGGTGAGAGAATTTGGTAAGAGATTGGCAATGAACACACCTATACAGGGAAGTGCGGCTGATATAATAAAAATAGCAATGGTAAATGTGTATGACAAGTTGAATGAACAGGGACTTAAAAGTAGGTTGATTCTTCAAGTTCATGATGAATTGATATTGAATGTGTACAGGAATGAAATTGGGATTGTTAAAAACTTAGTTAAGAACGAAATGGAGAATGCTATAAAATTAAGTGTGCCTTTAGAGGTGGATATAAATATAGGAGATAGTTGGTATGATACAAAGTAAATGGGGGAGTGTTTATGCTTAAAATTGGGCTTACAGGTGGCATTGGAAGCGGAAAGAGCACTGTTTCCAAAATGCTTTCCGATATGGGGTTCTGCATCCTAGACGCAGATAAGATAGCAAGAGAAGTTTTTGAGATTTATCCTGAAATACTTGTAGATGTAAAAAAGAAATTCGGAAATAATTTTTTTGATAAGAACAATGAATTAAAAAGGAAGGAATTCGGAAATTATATTTTTCAAAATAAAGATGAGAGAAAAAAATATGAAAATATAATAATACCTTTTATAAGAAAAGAATCGTTTTTAAGATTAGATAAATGTGAGATGTCAGGGGAAAAAGTATGTGTTTTTGATGCACCTACATTAATAGAAAATAATTTTCATAAGTATATGGATATAAATTTACTTGTATGGGTAAATTTTAATACCCAAATAGAAAGAGTTAAAAAAAGAGATGGGCTTTCATATAAAGAGGTTTTAAATAGAATAAATTCTCAAATGACTTTAGAAGAAAAGAGAAAATTCGTGAATTATATTATAGATAATTCAAGTAGTGTAGTACAGACGAGAGATAATTTATATATTGTACTAAATAAAATTGGTATAAAACTTAAGGGGGTGAAGTGCCTTAAAACATCAGGCACAGAGTAAGTTGAAAAAGGTAATAAGGATATTAATCTTAATTTTATTTGTAGTAGCGTTGATATTTGGGAAAAATATAGCAATGTGCTTTTTTCCGTTAAAGTATTCAGATTATATCATCAAATATTCAAAAGTGTATAATATAGATCCATATTTGGCAGCGGCAGTTGTAAAGACTGAGAGTAATTTTGATGAGTATGCAATATCTAATAAGGATGCATATGGTCTTATGCAAATTACCCCAGATACAGCTAGGTGGGCTGCTCAAAAAATGAATATCTATGGATTCACGATGAATATGCTGATGACACCTGAATTTAATATAAAAATGGGATGTTGGTATATAAATGACTTAAATGGTGAATTTAATGGAAATATTAATGTTATGCTTGCTGCATATAATGGCGGGAGAGGAAATGTAAAAAAATGGTTAAAACAAAAAGAACATTCTAATGACGGAAAAAATTTGGATTACATACCCTTTAAAGAAACTAATAAATATGTTAAAAAGGTAAAGATGAATTATACAATATATAAATATCTATATAAAGATAAACTTAAAAAGTAATTTGAAATAAAAATAGCATTTAAAAGTTATATTGACAAATGTAAAATAAATAGTATAATACTGATTAGGCAAAGATGTCACTTTAATTTAAAAGAGTCAGTCTTTGTTATAGTTTTTTAGCGAAGGTGGCGGAATTGGCAGACGCACTACTTTGAGGGGGTAGCGAGTAAAATCATACGGGTTCAAGTCCCGTCCTTCGCACCAAATGTTGAATATTTTCTGAAATATTCGACTAGCTCTAAGTTTTGAACCTACATTATAAAATTGGGAGTTCAATATTTAGATGTGGATATGTACTTTTATATGAATCCTTGTAATGGTTTAGAAGAGATAAAAGCATCTGTGAGGACACCCACCTATCGAGAGATAGGTGTCAAAATTGGAGCAACGGTATTTTGGATTTTATTATTGAATTTAATAGTTTTTAGAAGAGAGGTTTTTGCCTCTCTTTTTTTATGCGGTGTTTTATGTGCAATTAAATTAGTAAATAAATACCATTAATCATGCTTAAAATGATGGAAGTTTGTTAAAAAAAAGTCAACTTGACATTGAATTTAGAATATTCTAGAATAATTATATATCAAAATGAAAGTTGGCCGATATTATTTTTTATATTTCTGAATAATGACAAAAATTTAACAAGAACATGCAGAATATTGTGATCCAAATTAAATAAATTTTTGAAGTTTATTCTAGCAAAATTGATTTAAGCAGAATTGAGTTCTGTTTATTATAAATACTTAATAAATAAGAGGGTGGGATTGAATGGATACTGTACAGAAAAAAAATGACACCAGTAATTTAGATGGAATGGATGTTATACAAAAATATCCTAAAGAGCAAAGGTTTACTTTAGCTATTTTACAGGATATACAGAGGAAATATAAATACATTCCTCGTGATTCAATAGAAGCGTTAGCAAAATATCTAGATACACCCGTAAGCAGGCTTTATGGTATGGCTACTTTTTACAAGGCTCTGAGTCTTACACCGAAAGGAAAGTATATTATAACTGTTTGTGATGGAACGGCATGTCACGTAGCTGGATCTATGGTCATTTTTGATGAATTAGAAAAACATTTGGGAATAAAACCAGGTGAAACCACAGAGGATCTTATGTTTTCAATCAATACCGTCAATTGTATTGGCTGTTGTGCTATAGCTCCTGTCATGATGATCAATGACAAATATTACGGAAATTTGACGCCTAAAATGATAAAAGAAATTATTGATAATTATAGAGGTGAAAAATAATGGACCAAAAGAAAACTATTAATGTATGTTGTGGGACAGGTTGCTTGGCAAAAGATAGTATGGCAGTTTACAATGAATTTAAAAATATAACAGAAAAATTGGGAGTCAATGCAGAAGTAAAAACTAAATTTGAGTTAAAAGCAACCGGCTGTGATGGACTTTGTGAAAAAGGGCCTGTTATAAAAATATATCCGGATGATATAGCTTATTTTAAAGTTAGAGTTCAAGATGTAGAAGATATAGTAAAAAAGACTTTGATAAATGGAGAAATTATTGAAAATTTATTGTACTTTGAAACTTCTACTAAAGAGAGACTTAAAAATCATAAACAAAGTGAATTTTGCAAAAGACAATATAAGGTTGCACTTAGAAATGTTGGAGAAATAGACCCTACAAGTATAGATGATTATATTGAAAGAGGAGGATATAAAGCTTTAAAACATGCCATTTCTGAAATGAAACCTGAGGATGTATTGCATGAAATATCAATTTCAGGACTAAGAGGAAGAGGTGGAGCTGGATTTCCTACCGGTCGTAAATGGCAGACTGCTACTGATATTGACACTAATCCTAAGTATGTAGTATGTAATGGTGATGAAGGTGATCCAGGTGCATTTATGGATAGGAGTGTTATGGAAGGTGACCCCCATAGTGTTATTGAAGGCATGACTTTATGTGCGTATGCAATTCATGCTAACCATGGTTTTGCATATGTAAGAGATGAATATGGATTAGCTATAGAAAATTTACAGAAAGCTATAGATGTAGCTGTAGAAAATAATTTATTAGGAAATAATGTACTTGGAACGGAATTTTCTTTTGATATTCAGATAGTAAGAGGTGGAGGAGCATTTGTGTGCGGTGAATCTACAGCGCTTATGGCATCAATAGAAGGAAAAGTTGGAGAACCTAGAGCAAAGTATATCCATACTACAGAGAAAGGATTATGGGGACAGCCAACAGTGTTAAATAATGTTGAAACGTGGGCCAATGTACCTATAATAATTCAAAAAGGTGGCAGCTGGTATAATACTATAGGAAATATGGAAAAAAGTAAAGGAACAAAGGTGTTTTCTTTAGTTGGAAAGGTCAAAAATACTGGACTTGTAGAAGTTCCTATGGGTACAACCTTAAGGGAAATAATATTTGATATAGGTGGCGGAGTATTAAATGATAGAAAGTTTAAAGCCGTTCAAATAGGCGGGCCATCAGGAGGATGTTTACCTGAAAAGTATCTGGATCTTCCAGTTGATTATGACACTCTTAAAGCAGCTGATTCAATGATGGGATCAGGTGGAATGATTGTAATGGATGATAGAACCTGTATCGTAGATGTTACAAAATACTATCTGAGTTTTTTAGCAGAAGAATCATGCGGAAAGTGTGTTCCTTGCAGAGAAGGTGTTAAGAGAATGCTTGAAATAGTTACAGATATCTGTGAAGGAAAGGGAAGAAATGGAGATATAGAAGAATTACTTGAAATATGCTCTATGGTAAGCCAGGCAGCATTATGTGGACTTGGAAAGAGTGCTCCAAATCCTGTCTTAGCTGCTATAAGATATTTTAGAGATGAATTTGAAGAGCATATTCGTGATAAGAGATGTCGCGCAGGAGTATGCAAGAAATTGACAACCTTTACAATAGATTCTAACAAATGTGTAGGTTGTGACTTGTGCAGAAAAAATTGTCCTGTGGATGCTATATCTGGTGATGTTAAAAAGCCTCACAAAATAGATGCTCAGAAGTGTGTAAGATGTGGTAACTGTATTAATATATGTAAGTTTAATGCAGTCAAAGTGAAATAAGGGGTGTGAATCTTATGAATATAATTATAGACGGAAAACATTGCGAGTGTGAAAAGGGAGAATTTATTCTTCAAATTGCAAGAAGAAATAATATATATATACCCACGCTATGTCATAGTGATGCACTGTCTGGAATTGGAAGTTGTAGATTATGTATGGTAGAGGTTATAGACAGAGGACGTTCGAAGGTTGTTACAGCTTGCTTATTCCCTGTAGCTAAAGAGGTAGAAGTTGTTACAAACTCTGATAAAATAAAAAGAATAAGAAAAAATGTGGTTATGCTTCTTAAAGCAAGATGTCCAGAAAATAAAGAAATTGATGACCTGGCAAAGTATTTTGATGTGGACGAACATAGAGTTCAGAGATTTAAACTAGATAAGACAGAAAACTGTGTATTATGTGGACTTTGTACAAGAGCCTGCAATAAACTCGGAGCAGGAGCTATATCAACTGTAAACAGAGGTATATATAAAGATGTATCAACCCCATATAATGAGATTTCACCGGAGTGTATTGGATGTGAATCATGTGCCAATGTATGCCCAACTAATGCCATAAAGGTAACTAAAAAGGACAATGAATTAGAAATTTGGGGTAAAAAATTTAAGATGATAAAATGCAGTGCTTGTGGTAGATATTTTGCTACAGAGGAGCATATTAAATTTGCATATAAAAAAGCAGGTATGAAAATTGATTTAAATAAGGTTATGTGCGATAAGTGTAAAAGAGAAAAAAGTTCCAAACAAATTGCAAAGATATACAAAGATTATAATATTTAGACGATACGGTACTAAAAGAAGGGTGGTAAATTATAAAATGAAATTAGAACTTAATCCTTTTGTTTTGGTAGATCCGAAAAAATGTATAAATTGTCGTTCATGCGAAGTAGCTTGTGCTGCAAGTCATAGAGAAAATGGATGTGGATCTACAGTAGGCAATATGGATACACCAATTGTCCCAAGAGCGTTTATTGTCAAAAATAAAGAGTATAGCATAAGAATTCAATGTAGACAATGTGAGGATTCACCTTGTGCACAAGTATGCCCAACAGAAGCTATTACCTATGAGGATGAAAATATAATAGTAAATCAAAAGTTATGTATAGGTTGTAAAACTTGTACGATTGTATGTCCAATAGGTGCAGTAGATTTAATGCCTAAATTTGAAGGAAAATCAATTGATGGTGGAATAAATAGAAAATTAAAGTTGATAGCATATAAGTGTGATTTATGCAAAAATGCCGGTGGGGAGCCTAATTGTGTAAAAGCATGTCCTGAAGATGCTTTAAGAATAGTAAATCCTGAAGAAGATAAGAAAGATCATAATATTAAAGCTGCATTAGAGCTTATGTCGGATAACGGTTTATAATTTCGGATATTAAAATGAATGTTGAAAGAAGGGAATATTACGTATGTCAAATGCTTCTATAATAAATATAGATAGAGAATTATGTACTGGCTGCAGACGTTGTGCTGAAGTGTGCCCTGTAGATGCGATAGAGGGAGAGGATGAAAAGCCTCAAAGCATAGATACTGATAAATGTGTCATGTGTGGACAATGTGTTCAAATATGTAAAGGATATCTTGCGTCAGATGATGAAGTGTCTACTCCAAGAAGTAAAAAACTTTTCGATAGAGGAATGTTAAATAGTGTTAGAGAACCTATTTTTGCAGCTTATAATCTCGGACAAGTAAAAAAATTGAAAGAAATGCTTAGAAATAAAGATATGTTTAAAGTTGTTCAGTGTGCACCTTCCGTAAGGGTAGCGCTTGGCGAAGATTTTGGTTTGCCGCTTGGAACATTGACGCCGGGTAAAATGGCAGCATCTCTTAAGAAATTGGGATTTGATAGAGTTTATGACACGAATTTTGGTGCGGATTTAACTATAATGGAAGAGGGAAGCGAATTAATACAAAGACTAAAAGATAATGAAAATTTACCTATGTTTACATCATGTTGTCCAGCTTGGGTAAAATATTTGGAGCAAATGTATCCTGAATTATTAAATCACCTTTCAAGTTGTAAGTCGCCGCAGCAGATGGCTGGTGTGGTATTTAAAACTTATGGTGCTAAGATAAATGGAATTAATCCAGGTAAAATTTATAGTGTTTCTATAATGCCATGTACCTGTAAGGAATTTGAGTGCGAAAGGGATGAAATGCACGATAGTGGTTATAGGGATGTGGATCTGGTT is from Clostridium fermenticellae and encodes:
- a CDS encoding cupin domain-containing protein, which produces MIIKSNEVKLKNIDDGISKKVISHGGSLMGVEFHFLRGAVKGIHFHKNEQLSYILKGSFEVQLEGKKEILRVGDSCYVKSNASHGILALEDSIVLNVFTPQVNAIY
- a CDS encoding amino acid permease — protein: MGERNALNENLERGLEERHIQLIALGGAIGVGLFLGSATAIQTAGPAILLVYAIAGLMIFFVMRALGELAIAYPVSGSFSAYASEFINPLMGYLTGWTYWFMWIVTCMAEVTAVGVYVRFWIPSMPQWIPALAAVIIMTAVNLIAVKAYGEFEFWFALIKVVTIIAMIILGLLMIIFGLGNGGKPIGISNLWTNGGFFPKGISGPVMSVVMVAFAYLGIELIGVTAGEAKNPEKTISSAINKVLWRILIFYIGALTVIMAIYPWNQLGTIGSPFVLTFSKLGIGAAAGIINFVVLTAALSSCNSGIFSTGRMLYNLSLQGVAPKRFGQLSKSHVPMFGIIISACFLLVGVLLNYVVPEKVFTYVTSVATFGAIWVWGTILVCQMKFRKRLSPDQVKELKFPTIAFPYANWISLFFLAFVIIVMMFNHDTLMSLAVAPVWFGILLIAYYAFGFNRKFTKK
- the polA gene encoding DNA polymerase I, which gives rise to MSKQRLLVLDGNSIMNRTFYALPPLTNSEGIHTNAVYGFITMLLKMKEEIKPDYIVCAFDKKAPTFRHNEYKDYKAGRKKMPPELAEQFPIIKDIFNLLSINIFEIDGFEADDIIGTISTFADNNGIEVYIVTGDRDALQLARNDVKVVITKKGVSEKEIYDKNRMIDEFGVTPTQYIDVKGLMGDKSDNIPGVPGIGEKTAFKLIKEYKSIENVLTNIDNIKGNKLKENLRQYSEQAIFSKKLATIVTDVPIEINLSDIKSDDRYDEGALKKLFIKLQFRSLLEKIIPTEKITESELKFKLVSDLQKLESSAQKILDAAKKDENLYITFKIMDENIYSKSCIDKIFINIGDLSYIMNVKDIYDASANSTVMILRTIFEDVNIKKISYDVKLPIIVLKKMGIDFNGIDFDTKIAAYLVDSSRGKYDFETVIEDYLAISVDGEDDKADLKRTILLKELYRVLKDNIDQKNMHELLYDMEQPLINVLASMEAQGFMVDRDKLVELEDKFKIEIDESKKEIYSMADEEFNINSPKQLGKILFEKLDLPVIKKTKTGYSTNADVLEKLYDKHPIIEKIIYYRQLTKLYSTYIEGLKAVIDTDNKIHSSFNQTVTTTGRLSSTEPNLQNIPVKYEMGKEIRKIFIPEDDSVILSADYSQIELRVLAHIANDNNLIDAFLHHSDIHTKTASEVFNVPIDEVTHTQRSNAKAVNFGIVYGIGDFSLAKDLKISRKEARDYIDKYFERYPGVKEYLDNIIEKAQKQSYVTTILNRRRSIQEINSSNKMVREFGKRLAMNTPIQGSAADIIKIAMVNVYDKLNEQGLKSRLILQVHDELILNVYRNEIGIVKNLVKNEMENAIKLSVPLEVDINIGDSWYDTK
- the coaE gene encoding dephospho-CoA kinase (Dephospho-CoA kinase (CoaE) performs the final step in coenzyme A biosynthesis.), with the protein product MLKIGLTGGIGSGKSTVSKMLSDMGFCILDADKIAREVFEIYPEILVDVKKKFGNNFFDKNNELKRKEFGNYIFQNKDERKKYENIIIPFIRKESFLRLDKCEMSGEKVCVFDAPTLIENNFHKYMDINLLVWVNFNTQIERVKKRDGLSYKEVLNRINSQMTLEEKRKFVNYIIDNSSSVVQTRDNLYIVLNKIGIKLKGVKCLKTSGTE
- a CDS encoding lytic transglycosylase domain-containing protein; the protein is MKKVIRILILILFVVALIFGKNIAMCFFPLKYSDYIIKYSKVYNIDPYLAAAVVKTESNFDEYAISNKDAYGLMQITPDTARWAAQKMNIYGFTMNMLMTPEFNIKMGCWYINDLNGEFNGNINVMLAAYNGGRGNVKKWLKQKEHSNDGKNLDYIPFKETNKYVKKVKMNYTIYKYLYKDKLKK
- the nuoE gene encoding NADH-quinone oxidoreductase subunit NuoE yields the protein MDTVQKKNDTSNLDGMDVIQKYPKEQRFTLAILQDIQRKYKYIPRDSIEALAKYLDTPVSRLYGMATFYKALSLTPKGKYIITVCDGTACHVAGSMVIFDELEKHLGIKPGETTEDLMFSINTVNCIGCCAIAPVMMINDKYYGNLTPKMIKEIIDNYRGEK
- a CDS encoding NADH-quinone oxidoreductase subunit NuoF — its product is MDQKKTINVCCGTGCLAKDSMAVYNEFKNITEKLGVNAEVKTKFELKATGCDGLCEKGPVIKIYPDDIAYFKVRVQDVEDIVKKTLINGEIIENLLYFETSTKERLKNHKQSEFCKRQYKVALRNVGEIDPTSIDDYIERGGYKALKHAISEMKPEDVLHEISISGLRGRGGAGFPTGRKWQTATDIDTNPKYVVCNGDEGDPGAFMDRSVMEGDPHSVIEGMTLCAYAIHANHGFAYVRDEYGLAIENLQKAIDVAVENNLLGNNVLGTEFSFDIQIVRGGGAFVCGESTALMASIEGKVGEPRAKYIHTTEKGLWGQPTVLNNVETWANVPIIIQKGGSWYNTIGNMEKSKGTKVFSLVGKVKNTGLVEVPMGTTLREIIFDIGGGVLNDRKFKAVQIGGPSGGCLPEKYLDLPVDYDTLKAADSMMGSGGMIVMDDRTCIVDVTKYYLSFLAEESCGKCVPCREGVKRMLEIVTDICEGKGRNGDIEELLEICSMVSQAALCGLGKSAPNPVLAAIRYFRDEFEEHIRDKRCRAGVCKKLTTFTIDSNKCVGCDLCRKNCPVDAISGDVKKPHKIDAQKCVRCGNCINICKFNAVKVK
- a CDS encoding 2Fe-2S iron-sulfur cluster-binding protein, coding for MNIIIDGKHCECEKGEFILQIARRNNIYIPTLCHSDALSGIGSCRLCMVEVIDRGRSKVVTACLFPVAKEVEVVTNSDKIKRIRKNVVMLLKARCPENKEIDDLAKYFDVDEHRVQRFKLDKTENCVLCGLCTRACNKLGAGAISTVNRGIYKDVSTPYNEISPECIGCESCANVCPTNAIKVTKKDNELEIWGKKFKMIKCSACGRYFATEEHIKFAYKKAGMKIDLNKVMCDKCKREKSSKQIAKIYKDYNI
- a CDS encoding 4Fe-4S dicluster domain-containing protein: MKLELNPFVLVDPKKCINCRSCEVACAASHRENGCGSTVGNMDTPIVPRAFIVKNKEYSIRIQCRQCEDSPCAQVCPTEAITYEDENIIVNQKLCIGCKTCTIVCPIGAVDLMPKFEGKSIDGGINRKLKLIAYKCDLCKNAGGEPNCVKACPEDALRIVNPEEDKKDHNIKAALELMSDNGL